One stretch of Prinia subflava isolate CZ2003 ecotype Zambia chromosome 19, Cam_Psub_1.2, whole genome shotgun sequence DNA includes these proteins:
- the NOC4L gene encoding nucleolar complex protein 4 homolog, with amino-acid sequence MAREAALAACLQAVLGSRSSANRVFELLEPLAGQEEPEDIVSAARTCSRLFGALLERRELFVGPLPDQDACLAESYSAEDKYRIWMRHRYRDCVRCLGELMGHDAFQVKELALCTLMKFVELEAQYPLIKIEWKGTLTFPCDLLKVVVDGLLPSEEDASLLISRFQEYMEYDDVRYFVMKAVTASVAQVMQKAKEKPLPFYQQNVFSLISPINMPNKESEMVKFMVKQDNREELKLSRLQAHKQVFEKMWLTFLKHKLPTGLYKKVLVILHDSVLPYMNEPTLMMDFLTMAYGIGGAISLLALNGLFILIHQHNLEYPDFYKKLYSLLDPSIYHVKYRARFFHLTDLFLSSSHLPAYLVAAFIKRLARLALTAPPEALLMVIPFLCNLFRRHPACRVLVHRPAGPADMSKDPYVMEEEEPSKSRALESSLWEIQSLQNHYHPDVAKAAAVLNQSLSEMEDDISGLLELSAYELFDKEVKKKAVDVPLEFEPVRGLFGKKNDIFAEHFSLD; translated from the exons ATGGCGCGGGAGGCCGCGCTGGCCGCCTGCCTGCAGGCCGTGCTGGGCAGCCGCTCCAGCGCCAACCGCGTCTTCGAGCTGCTGGAGCCGCTGGCG GGCCAGGAGGAGCCGGAGGACATCGTGAGCGCCGCCAGGACGTGCAGCCGGCTGTTCGGGGCGCTGCTGGAGCGGCGGGAGCTGTTCGTGGGGCCGCTGCCCGACCAGGACGCGTGTCTGGCCG AGAGCTACAGCGCCGAGGACAAGTACAGGATATGGATGAGGCACCGCTACAGGGACTGCGTGCGCTGCCTCGGGGAGCTCATGGGGCACGACGCCTTCCAGGTCAAG gagttgGCACTCTGCACACTCATGAAGTTTGTCGAATTGGAGGCACAATATCCATTGATCAAAATAGAGTGGAAGGGAACTTTAACTTTTCCATGTGACCTTCTCAAG GTGGTTGTTGATGGTTTGCTTCCCAGCGAGGAGGACGCCTCGCTCCTCATCTCCCGCTTTCAGGAGTACATGGAGTACGACGACGTGCGCTACTTTGTCATGAAGGCTGTCACCGCCAGCGTGGCACAGGTCATGCAGAAGGCAAAGGAG AAGCCGCTGCCTTTTTACCAGCAGAATGTATTTTCCCTCATCTCACCCATTAACATGCCAAACAAAGAGTCTGAGATGGTCAAATTTATGGTCAAGCAAG ataACCGTGAGGAGTTGAAACTTTCAAGGCTGCAG GCACACAAACAGGTGTTTGAAAAAATGTGGCTGACTTTCTTGAAGCACAAG CTGCCCACTGGCCTTTACAAAAAGGTTCTTGTCATTCTGCACGACTCTGTCCTGCCTTACATGAACGAGCCCACTCTCATGATGGACTTCTTGACAATGGCCTATGGCATAG GTGGAGCAATCAGTCTCCTAGCCCTAAATGGGTTGTTTATTCTGATTCATCAGCATAATCT GGAGTATCCTGACTTTTACAAAAAGCTGTACAGTCTGTTAGACCCTTCCATTTATCACGTGAAGTACCGAGCTCGCTTTTTCCACCTGACTGATCTGTTTTTGTCTTCATC gcaccTGCCGGCGTACCTGGTGGCGGCGTTCATCAAGCGGCTGGCGCGGCTGGCGCTCACGGCCCCTCCCGAGGCTCTCCTCATGGTCATTCCCTTCCTCTGCAACCTCTTCCGGAGGCACCCTGCCTGCAGGGTGCTGGTGCACAgaccagcagggccagcag ATATGTCAAAAGATCCTTACGTtatggaggaggaggagccatCTAAAAGCAGGGCCTTGGAGAGCTCTCTCTGGGAGATTCAG TCTCTCCAGAACCATTATCACCCAGATGTGGCCAAGGCAGCTGCTGTCCTGAACCAGTCCCTGTCTGAAATGGAGGATGACATCTcagggctcctggagctctcAGCTTATGAG ctttttgataaagaagtgaagaaaaaggCTGTTGATGTGCCCCTGGAGTTCGAGCCGGTACGAGGTTTGTTTGGGAAGAAGAATGATATTTTTGCAGAGCACTTCAGCTTAGACTGA